The following are encoded together in the Bradyrhizobium genosp. L genome:
- a CDS encoding nuclear transport factor 2 family protein, which yields MGEDLNRQRVLNFLDVYYAGGIEGALDRCSDDVTFLANAPIDILPHMGQHRGKAALRQMWTTIHERYSDMRYEAPILVAEGDRVAAQLRVFFRKRNNARVVQFDVAVFYSFRDGKITEIREIIDTFDLVQQVLERDVATLLTGRAEA from the coding sequence ATGGGCGAGGATCTCAACCGGCAGCGCGTGCTGAACTTCCTCGACGTCTATTATGCCGGCGGCATCGAGGGCGCGCTCGACCGCTGCAGCGACGACGTCACCTTCCTCGCCAATGCGCCGATCGACATCCTGCCGCATATGGGCCAGCACCGCGGCAAGGCCGCGCTGCGCCAGATGTGGACCACGATCCACGAGCGCTATTCCGACATGCGCTACGAGGCGCCGATCCTGGTGGCCGAGGGCGACAGGGTCGCGGCGCAACTGCGCGTGTTCTTCCGCAAGCGCAACAATGCGCGCGTGGTGCAGTTCGACGTCGCGGTGTTCTACAGCTTTCGCGACGGCAAGATCACCGAGATCCGCGAGATCATCGACACCTTCGACCTGGTGCAGCAGGTGCTGGAACGCGACGTCGCCACCCTGCTGACCGGCCGCGCCGAGGCTTAG
- a CDS encoding ParA family protein has translation MNVIVFASRKGGSGKSTLAAHLAAQVHKATKPCLLIDADPQGSLTLWHKLRGTNEPPIKTAVNSVSGIIAQAKRDGIEWVFIDTPPNLSSVVDDSIKNATMVIIPARPGVFDVNAVQETIQTCRSMRKPYAVVINGAPAQRDNAESPIVAIAREALAKFRAPVWSGQITNRADLLMALGQGEGAREYSSEGRAAAEINRLWAAIERSIKAIRGTASASGAMHKQAA, from the coding sequence ATGAACGTTATTGTTTTCGCTTCGCGTAAGGGGGGCTCGGGAAAAAGTACCCTGGCTGCTCACCTTGCCGCGCAAGTGCACAAGGCAACGAAGCCCTGTCTGCTGATCGACGCCGATCCGCAGGGCTCGTTGACTCTCTGGCACAAATTGCGTGGCACCAACGAACCGCCGATCAAGACGGCGGTCAACTCCGTCAGCGGCATCATCGCGCAGGCCAAGCGTGACGGCATCGAGTGGGTGTTCATCGACACGCCGCCGAACCTCTCGTCCGTGGTCGACGATTCCATCAAGAACGCGACGATGGTGATCATTCCGGCGCGGCCCGGCGTGTTCGACGTCAACGCAGTGCAGGAAACCATCCAGACCTGCCGTTCGATGCGCAAGCCCTATGCGGTCGTGATCAACGGCGCACCGGCACAGCGCGACAACGCCGAAAGCCCGATCGTTGCGATCGCGCGTGAAGCGCTGGCCAAGTTCCGTGCTCCGGTGTGGAGCGGCCAGATCACCAACCGTGCCGATCTCCTGATGGCGCTCGGGCAGGGTGAAGGTGCGCGTGAATACTCTTCGGAAGGCCGCGCCGCCGCCGAGATCAATCGGTTGTGGGCCGCGATCGAACGCTCGATCAAGGCGATCCGCGGCACGGCGTCGGCCTCCGGCGCGATGCACAAGCAGGCGGCGTAA
- a CDS encoding DpnI domain-containing protein, with amino-acid sequence MKLGFEESQTSYTSGSQSARAWTEAWVKAWAYCPHCGSAKMSQFANNSPLADFLCASCSEEFELKSQKGKFGPKVADGAYKTKCERLAASNNPNLLLMNYDRTTLSVVNLLIVPKHFFVRDIIEERKPLKATARRAGWIGSNILLGKVPESGKIHIVQNGVIRNKELVLADWQKTLFLRAESLESRGWLLDVMRCVESLGKPEFTLEEVYAFERHLGDLYPGNQNVRPKIRQQLQYLRDRGFIEFLSRGNYRLKP; translated from the coding sequence ATGAAACTCGGCTTCGAAGAATCACAAACGTCTTACACAAGTGGCTCGCAAAGCGCTCGCGCATGGACGGAGGCCTGGGTGAAGGCATGGGCCTACTGCCCGCATTGCGGCAGTGCGAAGATGTCGCAATTCGCGAACAATAGCCCGCTCGCCGACTTCCTCTGCGCATCGTGCAGCGAGGAGTTTGAGCTCAAAAGCCAGAAAGGCAAATTTGGCCCGAAGGTGGCGGATGGCGCCTACAAGACCAAATGTGAACGGCTGGCCGCCAGCAACAATCCGAACCTTCTCCTGATGAACTACGACCGTACGACGCTCTCTGTCGTCAATCTGCTGATCGTGCCAAAGCATTTCTTCGTCCGCGACATCATCGAAGAGCGAAAACCGCTCAAGGCGACGGCCCGCCGCGCCGGATGGATCGGGTCCAACATCCTGCTCGGAAAGGTCCCGGAGTCCGGTAAAATCCATATCGTTCAGAACGGCGTCATTCGAAACAAGGAGCTGGTCCTTGCCGATTGGCAAAAGACTCTGTTTCTTAGAGCGGAGTCGCTGGAGTCTCGCGGTTGGCTTCTCGACGTGATGAGGTGCGTGGAGTCACTCGGCAAGCCTGAATTCACTCTGGAGGAGGTGTATGCTTTCGAGCGACATCTTGGCGATCTCTATCCTGGCAACCAGAATGTCCGGCCTAAGATACGCCAGCAGCTTCAGTATTTGCGTGATCGTGGGTTTATCGAGTTCCTATCGCGAGGAAATTATCGCCTGAAGCCTTAA
- a CDS encoding nuclear transport factor 2 family protein: protein MTEHSLWRFSRALHRAINERQLSDVEPLLDDEVEWAIYGPIDLFSFFGARRGKAAVLEVIKQIAENVRVHRFDRESIMLGTDSAASMIRYSLTALDSNKPISLRIAHFAQFRDGRLTSFRVLVDTFDLVEQTVGYPIHLPRMAG from the coding sequence ATGACAGAGCACAGCCTCTGGCGTTTTTCGCGCGCGTTGCATCGCGCGATCAACGAACGCCAGCTTTCAGACGTCGAGCCGCTGCTCGACGACGAGGTCGAATGGGCGATCTACGGGCCGATCGACCTGTTTTCGTTTTTCGGCGCGCGCCGCGGCAAAGCGGCGGTGCTCGAGGTGATCAAGCAGATCGCCGAGAATGTGCGGGTGCACCGCTTCGATCGTGAATCGATCATGCTGGGCACGGACTCCGCGGCCTCGATGATCCGCTACTCGCTGACGGCGCTCGACTCCAACAAGCCGATCTCGCTGCGGATTGCGCATTTCGCGCAGTTCAGGGACGGCCGGCTGACGAGCTTCCGCGTGCTGGTCGATACGTTCGACCTGGTCGAGCAGACCGTCGGCTATCCGATCCATCTGCCGCGCATGGCGGGCTGA
- a CDS encoding SEC-C metal-binding domain-containing protein translates to MIANQWRASCATIAISKTSPAFSITRKRRKSFPSETHVKRGHRIVHGDVELSEKLGRNDLCPCGSGRRFQGLLHAGWGV, encoded by the coding sequence GTGATCGCAAACCAATGGAGGGCATCATGCGCAACGATCGCGATCTCGAAAACCTCCCCAGCTTTCAGCATCACGCGTAAGCGGCGGAAATCCTTCCCTTCAGAAACCCATGTCAAGCGCGGGCATCGCATCGTCCATGGCGACGTCGAGCTGAGCGAAAAGCTCGGCCGCAACGATCTGTGCCCGTGCGGCTCCGGACGTAGGTTTCAAGGTCTGCTGCATGCGGGCTGGGGCGTATGA
- a CDS encoding DUF4282 domain-containing protein, whose product MFDFQDLFQWDRFITPTIIKTFYWLVIGVIVLFGISGILSALSAMAISPFVGFILLLASIASVIVGIVFSRIVAEFILIVFRINEHLGAIRDQGNMR is encoded by the coding sequence ATGTTCGATTTCCAGGACCTCTTCCAGTGGGACAGGTTTATCACGCCCACGATCATCAAGACGTTCTACTGGCTCGTGATCGGCGTCATCGTGCTGTTCGGGATATCCGGCATCCTGTCCGCGCTCTCCGCCATGGCGATCAGCCCGTTCGTCGGCTTCATCCTGCTGCTGGCATCGATCGCCAGCGTCATCGTCGGCATCGTGTTCTCGCGCATCGTCGCCGAGTTCATCCTGATCGTCTTCCGCATCAACGAGCATCTCGGCGCGATCCGCGACCAGGGCAACATGCGCTGA
- a CDS encoding GNAT family N-acetyltransferase gives MQIRDERNEDAAAIRRIVAAAFATAPHSSGAEPRIVEALRAAGALTISLVAISDDGTSVGHVAFSMVQIDHSVGNWYGLGPVSVVPETQRQGIGRALIGEGLARLVALNAAGCVVLGDPAYYGQFGFVSDPALTYGGRPSPYFQRLVVNGTSPCGDVSYHPAFDVT, from the coding sequence ATGCAGATCAGAGACGAACGCAACGAAGACGCCGCCGCGATCCGCCGGATCGTGGCGGCCGCCTTCGCGACAGCGCCTCACAGCAGCGGCGCCGAGCCGCGCATCGTCGAAGCGCTGCGCGCGGCCGGCGCGCTGACGATCTCGCTGGTGGCGATCTCCGACGACGGCACTAGCGTCGGCCACGTTGCCTTTTCGATGGTGCAGATCGATCACTCTGTCGGGAATTGGTACGGCCTCGGCCCGGTGTCAGTCGTGCCGGAGACGCAGCGCCAGGGCATCGGCCGCGCGCTGATCGGCGAAGGCTTGGCTCGGCTTGTGGCATTGAATGCCGCCGGCTGTGTCGTGCTCGGCGATCCCGCCTACTACGGCCAGTTCGGCTTTGTGAGCGATCCCGCACTGACCTATGGCGGCAGGCCGAGCCCGTACTTCCAGCGGCTCGTGGTCAATGGCACGTCGCCGTGCGGAGACGTCAGCTATCATCCGGCCTTCGACGTGACGTGA
- a CDS encoding PAS domain-containing protein: MSNSDNRVLADPEQLRATLNVIPAYTWYATSSGGLTFVNKRTADYLGLPQDHALRFGIDTGAAWDAHIPFLHPDDHDETRKVWSTCLRTGEAGEVSFRARNAQGGYRWFLSRAEPLRASDGTLLQWVGVNLDIEELKRAEHALMRSEAYLSEAQKLTHTGSWAWDPRSEKVLLRGNVPTFRIGSAGERTISRQFSTANPPRGSRLGKGEI, encoded by the coding sequence ATGTCAAACAGTGACAACAGAGTACTTGCGGATCCGGAACAACTGCGAGCCACGCTGAATGTGATTCCAGCGTACACATGGTACGCGACCTCGTCCGGCGGGCTTACCTTTGTGAACAAGCGGACGGCGGACTACCTTGGTCTTCCGCAAGATCATGCCTTGCGCTTCGGCATCGATACCGGCGCGGCGTGGGACGCCCATATCCCGTTCTTGCATCCTGATGATCACGACGAAACCCGCAAGGTCTGGTCAACCTGCCTGCGCACAGGCGAAGCAGGTGAAGTAAGTTTCCGAGCTCGCAACGCGCAGGGGGGCTACCGCTGGTTTCTCAGTCGCGCCGAGCCGCTCCGGGCCAGCGACGGGACCTTGCTGCAATGGGTCGGGGTGAACCTGGATATCGAAGAGCTCAAACGCGCAGAGCATGCTCTGATGCGAAGTGAGGCCTACTTGTCCGAAGCGCAGAAGCTGACGCATACGGGCAGTTGGGCTTGGGATCCGCGCTCCGAAAAGGTCCTGCTCCGAGGAAATGTTCCGACTTTTCGGATTGGATCCGCGGGAGAGCGTACCATCTCGAGACAATTTTCGACAGCAAATCCACCCCGAGGATCGCGATTGGGTAAAGGAGAGATTTGA
- a CDS encoding tyrosine-type recombinase/integrase, which produces MAVSSITIRAVQALKPGQIIWDADHREAVRGFGVRRQRDQATYVLKYRVFGRQRFVTIGPHGAPWTPELARKEAKRLLGLVANGKDPADEKAKARLQAADTLRTIADQYLRSAQQRLKPTTHSEIKRYLLVSWKPLHSISVFQITRRHIAARVAGLSSGHGTVSAARARTALSSMFNWAIREGLDIPANPVLGTNRPAQPGSRERVLTETELSAVWRACGDDDYGRIVRLLLLTAQRRDEVGSMQWAELDTSSGLWTLPGARTKNHREHLLPLVPAALALLPPRRDGRDFLFGDGPRRIGDPHRGFSGWSKSKTALDARIAEALGEPLAHWTVHDLRRSASTVMADRLGVLPHIVEAILNHVSGHRAGVAGVYNRARYAAEMREALKRWAEHVAALPAQKPGRADTVIAGAGLSHPGFSQEATGVHS; this is translated from the coding sequence ATGGCGGTTTCGAGTATAACGATCCGAGCAGTGCAAGCCCTCAAGCCGGGCCAGATTATTTGGGACGCAGACCATCGTGAAGCGGTCCGGGGCTTTGGCGTTCGGCGTCAGCGCGACCAGGCGACTTACGTCCTCAAGTACCGAGTGTTCGGTCGGCAGCGCTTCGTCACCATCGGTCCTCACGGTGCTCCGTGGACGCCCGAGCTGGCACGCAAGGAGGCCAAGCGGCTTTTGGGCCTGGTGGCCAATGGCAAAGACCCGGCGGACGAGAAAGCCAAGGCGCGCCTGCAGGCAGCTGACACGCTCCGGACAATCGCGGATCAATATCTCCGGAGTGCCCAACAAAGATTGAAACCCACGACCCATTCAGAAATTAAACGATACCTATTGGTCAGTTGGAAACCCCTGCATTCGATCTCCGTTTTCCAGATCACCCGGCGTCATATCGCGGCTCGTGTCGCTGGCCTCTCATCAGGTCATGGAACGGTTTCAGCAGCACGCGCCCGCACAGCCCTGTCGTCAATGTTCAACTGGGCTATTCGCGAAGGTCTCGACATTCCCGCTAATCCCGTTCTCGGCACTAATCGACCCGCCCAGCCGGGAAGCCGCGAACGGGTCCTCACGGAGACGGAGCTATCTGCAGTCTGGCGGGCCTGTGGCGACGACGATTACGGTCGCATTGTGCGCTTGTTGCTGCTCACAGCCCAACGCCGTGATGAGGTAGGCAGTATGCAATGGGCCGAACTTGATACCAGTTCGGGGCTCTGGACACTGCCAGGCGCCAGGACCAAGAACCATCGCGAGCACTTGCTGCCATTGGTTCCCGCCGCATTGGCCCTGCTCCCACCCCGCCGGGACGGCCGTGACTTCCTATTTGGTGACGGTCCCCGACGCATCGGTGACCCGCATCGTGGGTTCTCCGGCTGGTCGAAGTCGAAGACGGCGCTTGATGCGCGCATCGCGGAAGCCTTGGGCGAACCTCTGGCTCATTGGACAGTTCACGATCTTCGGAGATCTGCGTCCACGGTGATGGCCGACCGGCTTGGCGTGTTGCCACACATCGTGGAGGCGATCCTAAACCACGTCAGCGGCCACCGGGCGGGCGTTGCCGGGGTGTATAACCGCGCCCGGTATGCGGCCGAGATGCGCGAAGCGCTTAAACGCTGGGCAGAACACGTCGCAGCATTACCAGCCCAAAAGCCTGGACGTGCTGACACTGTGATAGCCGGCGCCGGCCTCTCTCATCCTGGTTTCTCCCAAGAGGCTACCGGGGTCCATTCTTAG
- a CDS encoding IS4 family transposase, giving the protein MATAGTLVLRKLGETRAGEKAVHRFLSSPHVSVDRIVETLAGRTAVQCAGRRILAVQDTTEINFGGRDKKRRGFGPAGDGQTPGFFIHPVIAVDIESEAVVGLVDAAIWTRSADRVTSRRNRAIEDKESARWLLGCQATASVLSDAAEVTMVADRESDIYLLFARKPERLDLIVRAGQDRSLLGGGTLFGALASAEVLSRSEVRVAPRGPGDKGRVATVELRAGSVHIARSQSLGQSEAAGSVELTLVEAREVDAPSGKTPLLWRLLTTRTVTCATEAEHVVRLYRLRWRIEQVFRALKSDGLALDDSQVVDAERMFNLTAIALAGAIRTIQLVDARDGSLRPATDVIDESFAVALEHLSKKLEGKTLRQKNPHPIGSLAFVSWIAARLGGWNCYYKPPGPKTMRDGWNRLAATLDGYALATQSQNPGIP; this is encoded by the coding sequence GTGGCGACGGCGGGGACGCTGGTGCTACGCAAATTGGGGGAGACGCGCGCGGGCGAGAAGGCCGTGCATCGGTTTCTGTCTTCGCCCCATGTTTCGGTCGATCGGATTGTGGAAACGTTGGCCGGGCGGACTGCGGTTCAATGCGCCGGTCGCCGCATTCTGGCTGTCCAGGACACGACCGAGATCAATTTTGGCGGTCGTGACAAGAAGCGGCGGGGCTTCGGACCTGCCGGCGATGGCCAAACCCCTGGCTTCTTCATCCATCCAGTGATTGCCGTCGATATCGAAAGCGAAGCCGTGGTCGGTCTTGTCGATGCGGCGATCTGGACGCGGTCTGCGGATCGCGTCACGTCGCGCCGCAATCGCGCGATCGAGGATAAGGAATCGGCGCGTTGGCTGTTGGGCTGTCAGGCCACGGCAAGCGTGCTGTCCGATGCCGCCGAGGTGACAATGGTGGCCGATCGCGAAAGCGACATTTACCTGCTGTTTGCCCGCAAACCGGAGCGGCTCGATCTGATCGTGCGCGCCGGTCAGGATCGATCTTTGCTCGGTGGGGGAACGCTCTTTGGGGCGCTTGCCAGTGCTGAAGTGCTGAGCAGAAGCGAGGTCCGCGTGGCGCCGCGCGGGCCTGGTGACAAAGGGCGCGTCGCGACCGTCGAACTCCGCGCGGGCTCGGTGCACATCGCCCGCTCACAAAGTCTGGGGCAATCCGAGGCGGCCGGCAGCGTCGAACTCACCTTGGTGGAAGCACGAGAGGTCGATGCGCCGTCAGGCAAGACGCCGTTGTTGTGGCGCCTACTCACGACCCGCACCGTCACTTGTGCGACCGAGGCTGAACACGTCGTCCGCCTCTATCGCTTGCGCTGGCGCATCGAACAAGTCTTCCGCGCCCTCAAGAGCGACGGCTTGGCCCTCGACGACAGCCAAGTCGTCGACGCCGAGCGGATGTTTAATCTGACCGCCATCGCGCTCGCTGGCGCGATTCGGACGATCCAGCTTGTCGATGCCAGAGACGGCAGCCTCCGCCCGGCAACCGATGTCATTGACGAAAGCTTCGCCGTCGCGCTCGAGCACCTGTCAAAAAAGCTCGAGGGCAAAACGCTACGGCAGAAAAACCCGCATCCTATCGGCTCGCTTGCCTTCGTCTCATGGATCGCGGCCCGTCTCGGCGGATGGAATTGCTACTACAAGCCTCCAGGACCAAAGACCATGCGCGACGGCTGGAACCGCCTTGCCGCAACACTCGACGGCTATGCCCTTGCTACACAGTCACAAAATCCGGGAATCCCCTAG
- a CDS encoding PAS domain-containing protein has translation MDPRESVPSRDNFRQQIHPEDRDWVKERFEKALRERVDSFAEYRVRLPDGTVRHVNASGHPVLSDDGELIEFIGTATDVTERRHAEDALRQSELTLRETIQTIPALVWRARPDGDIDYVSRGLLEYLGSPVEEIIGWGWMDKVHPDDIAFKVETWLRNLEATASHAANCRFRGADGAYRWFNVRGEPLHDAEGRVRRSLWRF, from the coding sequence TTGGATCCGCGGGAGAGCGTACCATCTCGAGACAATTTTCGACAGCAAATCCACCCCGAGGATCGCGATTGGGTAAAGGAGAGATTTGAGAAGGCGCTTCGCGAGAGAGTCGATTCCTTCGCCGAGTACAGGGTTCGTCTGCCAGACGGAACAGTCAGGCACGTTAATGCCTCAGGTCATCCGGTTCTCAGTGACGACGGCGAGCTCATCGAGTTCATCGGCACTGCAACCGACGTAACGGAACGCAGGCATGCCGAGGATGCACTGCGGCAGAGTGAGCTAACGCTCCGTGAAACCATTCAGACGATACCTGCCCTTGTTTGGAGAGCGAGGCCGGACGGCGACATCGACTACGTCAGCAGAGGTTTGCTCGAATACCTTGGATCACCCGTCGAGGAGATCATCGGTTGGGGGTGGATGGACAAGGTTCATCCGGACGACATCGCGTTCAAGGTAGAAACCTGGTTGCGCAACCTCGAAGCCACGGCGTCGCACGCCGCCAATTGCCGATTTCGAGGCGCAGATGGTGCCTATCGATGGTTCAACGTGCGTGGCGAACCATTGCACGACGCTGAGGGTCGCGTGCGGCGATCCTTGTGGCGCTTCTGA
- a CDS encoding HNH endonuclease: MINLFIANTDNSWFDFLAAESRLAEVNFWWPGETSFKALQRGELLVFRLKSPRNKIGGFGVFSDHCSLPIQMAWETFGRANGVSSLEGLRSAIARLRTNVAIVPSTDIGSTVLVEPVFLPEHLWLDLPESWSSSIQRGKRYSTESADGLRLWDRLLEAARLSTATNVAGFQSHEQARFGTPTLIAPRLGQGAFRVAVTEAYGRQCAITDGKVLPALDAAHIKPYSEGGHHAKSNGILLRKDIHSVFDAGYVTIKDDLTFSVSKKVKEVFNNGEEYLRLHGRSVRPPERKADWPDLELLRWHNKDRYLG, encoded by the coding sequence ATGATTAACCTCTTCATCGCCAATACGGATAATTCCTGGTTCGACTTCCTCGCGGCGGAAAGTCGCTTGGCCGAGGTCAACTTTTGGTGGCCCGGGGAGACGAGTTTCAAGGCGCTACAGCGGGGCGAACTTCTCGTGTTTCGCTTGAAGAGCCCGCGCAACAAAATCGGCGGGTTTGGGGTCTTCAGCGACCACTGTTCCCTTCCGATCCAGATGGCTTGGGAGACATTCGGTCGGGCAAACGGGGTTTCATCTTTGGAGGGCTTGCGCAGCGCTATCGCTCGGCTGCGAACCAATGTAGCCATCGTTCCATCTACGGATATTGGCTCAACAGTGTTAGTTGAGCCAGTCTTTCTTCCCGAACATCTTTGGCTCGACCTTCCAGAATCGTGGTCGTCGAGTATTCAACGAGGAAAGCGCTATTCGACAGAGAGTGCCGATGGCTTGCGTCTGTGGGATCGCCTTCTGGAGGCGGCGAGATTGAGTACCGCGACCAATGTGGCTGGATTCCAGTCTCATGAGCAGGCCCGTTTCGGAACCCCAACTCTCATTGCACCGCGTCTGGGACAAGGCGCCTTCCGGGTTGCAGTGACTGAAGCATATGGCAGACAATGCGCGATAACTGATGGCAAGGTGCTCCCTGCCTTGGATGCCGCGCACATTAAGCCATACTCAGAAGGCGGGCATCACGCAAAATCAAATGGCATCCTATTGCGGAAGGATATCCATTCGGTTTTCGACGCCGGGTACGTGACGATCAAGGACGATCTGACCTTCTCGGTAAGCAAGAAGGTGAAAGAGGTCTTCAACAACGGAGAAGAATACCTGCGTTTGCATGGTCGTTCCGTTCGCCCACCCGAGCGCAAGGCGGATTGGCCAGACTTGGAGCTACTTCGTTGGCACAACAAAGACCGCTACCTGGGTTAG
- a CDS encoding MaoC family dehydratase has protein sequence MAFFEDIEIGARRAFGSFTFTAEDIKRFAAQFDPQRFHLSEEEGRNSLFGGLAASGWHVAAVCMKLLVADGKLRSAEEAARGELVAVWGPSPGFRELRWIRPVLSGDTISFTNEVETKRTSSSRPEWGILQARNTGVNQRDEVVFSFLATAFVPRRNPGS, from the coding sequence ATGGCGTTCTTTGAGGACATCGAGATCGGCGCGCGGCGTGCGTTCGGGTCGTTCACCTTCACCGCCGAAGACATCAAGCGCTTCGCGGCGCAGTTCGATCCGCAGCGTTTTCATCTTTCTGAAGAGGAAGGGCGCAACTCGCTGTTCGGCGGGCTCGCCGCGTCGGGCTGGCATGTCGCGGCCGTCTGCATGAAGCTGCTCGTTGCCGACGGCAAGCTGCGTTCCGCGGAGGAAGCCGCGCGCGGCGAACTGGTCGCGGTCTGGGGCCCGTCGCCGGGGTTTCGCGAATTGCGCTGGATCCGCCCGGTGCTTTCAGGCGACACCATCAGCTTCACCAACGAGGTCGAGACCAAGCGCACCTCGTCGAGCCGTCCCGAATGGGGCATTTTGCAGGCGCGTAACACCGGCGTGAACCAGCGCGACGAGGTGGTGTTCTCGTTCCTGGCCACCGCCTTCGTGCCGCGGCGCAATCCCGGTTCCTGA
- a CDS encoding efflux RND transporter periplasmic adaptor subunit has protein sequence MALLTWQRYVMAPWTRDGTVRVQVANIAPQISGQIVDIRVADNQFVHKGDVLYTVDPFDFEVARLTGAATLRQRAADLQVKQLQSERRQHLTDLATTPEEQQIYAGNAVQAKAALDVAQQQLAQAEINLRRTKVLSPVNGYVTNMLMRVGDFAHAGTSNISVIDADSFWIDGYFEETKMALVCVGDHAEAKLMGYAQPIIGHVSTVTRGISASNAASGAQGLPNVDPVYTWVRLAQRVPVRIAIDRIPPGVPLVSGMTATITVGQETEGIHPYWIGRLLHNAEDQVADLFTGAQPRPNCLPVTTPELAQPATIPVEVAPEAKSAEQIIPGLAPGMNAPPRER, from the coding sequence GTGGCGCTTCTGACGTGGCAGCGATATGTGATGGCTCCCTGGACGCGCGACGGCACGGTGCGCGTGCAAGTCGCCAATATCGCGCCACAGATATCGGGACAGATCGTCGACATACGGGTCGCCGACAATCAGTTCGTTCACAAGGGCGATGTACTCTACACCGTCGACCCGTTCGACTTTGAAGTCGCCCGGCTTACTGGCGCTGCAACCCTGCGGCAGCGAGCAGCCGACCTCCAGGTCAAGCAGCTCCAGTCCGAGCGCCGCCAGCACCTGACTGATCTGGCGACCACGCCGGAGGAACAGCAGATTTATGCTGGCAATGCCGTTCAGGCTAAAGCTGCGCTTGATGTCGCGCAACAGCAGCTCGCGCAAGCCGAGATCAATTTGCGAAGAACCAAAGTGTTAAGTCCCGTGAACGGCTATGTCACCAATATGCTGATGCGGGTCGGCGATTTCGCGCACGCGGGAACGAGCAATATCTCGGTCATCGACGCGGACAGCTTCTGGATCGATGGCTATTTCGAAGAGACCAAGATGGCGCTGGTTTGTGTTGGCGATCATGCCGAGGCGAAGTTGATGGGTTATGCTCAGCCGATCATTGGCCATGTCAGCACCGTCACTCGAGGCATCAGCGCATCGAACGCGGCGTCGGGGGCGCAAGGATTGCCAAATGTGGATCCGGTCTACACCTGGGTACGGCTCGCTCAACGCGTGCCCGTTCGGATCGCCATCGATCGGATTCCGCCTGGCGTCCCATTGGTTTCCGGAATGACCGCGACCATCACGGTTGGGCAGGAAACAGAGGGAATTCACCCATACTGGATCGGCCGCTTGCTGCACAACGCCGAGGATCAAGTCGCCGATCTCTTCACCGGGGCGCAGCCCCGTCCAAATTGCCTGCCCGTTACAACCCCGGAACTGGCGCAACCAGCAACCATTCCTGTCGAAGTCGCGCCGGAGGCAAAGTCCGCCGAGCAGATCATTCCCGGACTGGCTCCCGGCATGAACGCGCCGCCGCGTGAGCGCTGA
- a CDS encoding MaoC family dehydratase, producing MTQLTFEDFKPGRFGTFGPRHVTREEIIAFAAEFDPQPMHLDEAAAQKSMLRGLSGSGWHLGSLMMRMLFDGFIGRTASLGSPGVNEMRWMAPLRPGDDLTLDVDVVEARVSKSRPATGIVTFKGTIRNAKGEVLCEMESPIIVSRRDGAGA from the coding sequence ATGACCCAGCTGACCTTTGAAGACTTCAAGCCCGGCCGCTTCGGGACGTTCGGCCCGCGCCACGTGACGCGCGAGGAGATCATCGCCTTTGCCGCCGAATTCGACCCGCAGCCGATGCATCTCGACGAGGCGGCGGCGCAGAAATCCATGCTCAGGGGCCTGTCCGGTTCGGGCTGGCATCTCGGCTCGCTGATGATGCGGATGCTGTTCGACGGCTTCATCGGCCGCACCGCCTCGCTCGGTTCGCCCGGGGTCAACGAGATGCGCTGGATGGCGCCGCTACGGCCGGGCGACGATTTGACGCTGGATGTCGACGTGGTCGAAGCCCGCGTCTCGAAGAGCCGCCCGGCGACCGGGATCGTCACCTTCAAGGGTACCATCCGCAATGCCAAGGGCGAGGTGCTGTGCGAGATGGAATCGCCGATCATCGTCAGCCGTCGCGATGGAGCCGGGGCATGA